The following coding sequences lie in one Pseudomonas sp. SL4(2022) genomic window:
- a CDS encoding putative bifunctional diguanylate cyclase/phosphodiesterase, giving the protein MKLELKNSLSLKLLRVVLLSALIVGVVLSCAQIVFDVYKTRQAVANDAHRILGMFRDPSTQAVYSLDREMGMQVIEGLFQHESVRMAAIGHPNEPMLAEKAREQVDIPTRWLTDPILGKEQNFTTQLVGRGPYSEYYGDLSITLDTAPYGESFVTNSIIIFISGVLRALAMGLVLYLVYHWLLTKPLSKIIEHLTNINPDRPSEHKLPMLKGNEKNELGLWINTANQLLSSIERNTNLRREAENSLLRMAQYDFLTGLPNRQQLQQQLDQILEDAGRLQRRVAVLCVGLDDFKGINEQFSYQTGDQLLLALSDRLRSHSGRLGALARLGGDQFALVQADIEQPYEAAELAQSVLDDLDNPFMLDQQQVRLRATIGITLFPEDGDSTEKLLQKAEQTMTLAKSRSRNRYQFYIASVDSEMRRRRELEKDLRDALALNQLHLVYQPQVDYRDHSVVGVEALLRWQHPQHGFVPPDLFIPLAEQNGTIIPIGEWILDQTCRQLREWHDQGFTELRMAVNLSTVQLHHAELPRVVNNLMQVYRLPLRSLELEVTETGLMEDINTAAQHLLSLRRSGALIAIDDFGTGYSSLSYLKSLPLDKIKIDKSFVQDLLDDEDDATIVRAIIQLGKSLGMQVIAEGVETVEQEAYIMAQGCNEGQGYLYSKPLPARELTAYLKQARRLNNTANPATL; this is encoded by the coding sequence TTGAAGCTGGAACTCAAAAACAGCTTGTCACTTAAGTTGCTTCGTGTGGTGCTGCTCTCTGCACTCATCGTCGGCGTGGTCTTGAGTTGTGCGCAGATCGTTTTCGACGTGTACAAGACACGTCAGGCCGTCGCAAACGACGCGCACCGCATCCTCGGCATGTTCCGTGATCCTTCCACCCAGGCGGTCTACAGTCTCGACCGGGAAATGGGTATGCAAGTCATCGAAGGTCTGTTCCAGCACGAGTCAGTGCGCATGGCCGCCATCGGCCACCCCAATGAGCCAATGCTGGCGGAGAAGGCCCGCGAACAGGTTGATATCCCCACCCGCTGGTTGACCGATCCGATCCTCGGCAAGGAACAGAATTTCACCACCCAGCTGGTCGGCCGCGGCCCCTACAGCGAGTACTACGGCGACCTCAGCATCACTCTCGACACAGCCCCCTACGGCGAGAGCTTTGTCACCAACTCGATCATCATCTTTATTTCTGGCGTGCTGCGCGCCCTCGCCATGGGTTTGGTGCTGTATCTGGTCTACCACTGGCTGCTGACCAAGCCGCTGTCGAAGATCATTGAGCACCTGACCAATATCAACCCGGATCGCCCCAGCGAACACAAGCTGCCCATGCTCAAGGGCAACGAAAAGAACGAGCTGGGCTTGTGGATCAATACCGCCAACCAGCTGCTCTCCTCCATCGAACGCAACACCAACCTGCGCCGCGAAGCGGAAAACAGCCTGCTGCGCATGGCTCAGTATGATTTCCTCACCGGTCTGCCGAACCGTCAGCAGCTGCAGCAACAACTCGACCAGATTCTTGAAGATGCTGGCCGCCTGCAGCGCCGCGTCGCCGTGCTTTGCGTCGGCCTGGATGACTTTAAGGGCATCAACGAACAATTCAGCTACCAGACCGGCGACCAGCTGCTGCTGGCACTGTCCGACCGCCTGCGCAGCCACAGTGGCCGCCTTGGTGCGCTGGCACGTTTGGGGGGTGACCAATTCGCGCTGGTGCAGGCAGATATCGAACAGCCTTACGAAGCCGCCGAACTGGCGCAGAGCGTACTCGACGACCTCGATAACCCGTTTATGCTCGACCAGCAGCAAGTTCGCCTGCGCGCGACCATCGGCATTACGCTGTTCCCGGAAGACGGTGACAGCACCGAAAAACTGCTGCAGAAAGCCGAACAGACCATGACCCTGGCCAAGAGTCGTTCACGCAACCGCTACCAGTTCTACATCGCCAGCGTCGACAGCGAAATGCGCCGCCGTCGCGAACTGGAAAAAGACCTGCGTGACGCCCTGGCCTTGAATCAACTGCACCTGGTCTACCAACCGCAGGTCGACTACCGCGACCACAGCGTGGTCGGCGTCGAAGCGCTGCTGCGCTGGCAGCATCCGCAGCATGGTTTTGTGCCGCCGGATCTGTTTATCCCGCTTGCCGAACAAAATGGCACCATCATCCCGATTGGCGAATGGATTCTCGACCAGACCTGCCGCCAACTGCGCGAGTGGCATGACCAGGGCTTCACCGAGCTGCGTATGGCAGTCAACCTCTCCACTGTGCAACTGCACCACGCAGAGCTGCCACGGGTCGTGAACAACCTGATGCAGGTCTACCGATTGCCACTGCGCAGCCTTGAGCTGGAAGTTACCGAAACCGGCCTGATGGAAGACATCAACACCGCCGCCCAGCACCTGCTCAGCTTGCGCCGCTCCGGCGCGCTGATCGCGATTGATGACTTCGGCACTGGCTATTCTTCACTGAGTTACCTGAAGAGCCTGCCCCTGGACAAGATCAAGATCGACAAAAGTTTCGTACAAGACCTCCTGGATGATGAGGACGATGCCACCATCGTGCGCGCCATCATTCAATTGGGCAAAAGCCTGGGCATGCAAGTCATCGCCGAAGGTGTCGAAACTGTTGAGCAAGAGGCTTATATCATGGCTCAAGGTTGCAACGAGGGTCAGGGATATCTGTACAGCAAGCCATTGCCTGCACGGGAATTAACAGCCTATCTGAAGCAGGCACGACGCCTGAACAACACTGCCAATCCGGCGACGCTCTGA
- a CDS encoding ammonium transporter, whose translation MKTRLSGIAAFAVSPLAQAASDDAINTAWLVLASVLVFFMQAGFALLESGMSRAKNAVNVMMKNYMDGCVGGITFWLFGFGLMFGSNITGWFGMSHFAPHDGEPWDFTFLLFQMMFAATAATIASGAMAERTRYSAYLIGAVVISGFIYPVFGSWVWSGIYGGQGWLAALGFIDFAGSTVVHSVGAWCALAGILVLGPRLGRFAADGAPRSIPGHNLSLVALGGFILWFGWFGFNAGSSLGINVSLGLIALNTHLAASAGALGAFLAQRSTSSPVLLTTTVNGSLGGLVGITAGCATMSPLFALLTGLVAGGVVVFGMRLLERWQLDDVVGAIPVHGFAGVWGTLAAGLFFSGDLFNWSRVGVQLLGAGVAFVWAFPLALMLYLLLAKTLGLRTSSQHEQRGLDYAEHAEVGYPEFNLAVTFDSNDLPRRV comes from the coding sequence ATGAAAACTCGACTGTCAGGAATAGCTGCGTTTGCGGTATCGCCACTGGCTCAGGCGGCCAGCGATGATGCGATCAATACGGCCTGGTTGGTGCTGGCCAGCGTGTTGGTGTTTTTCATGCAGGCTGGCTTTGCCTTGCTGGAAAGCGGAATGTCGCGGGCGAAGAATGCCGTTAACGTGATGATGAAGAACTACATGGACGGTTGCGTCGGCGGCATTACATTCTGGTTGTTCGGTTTCGGTCTGATGTTCGGCAGCAACATCACCGGCTGGTTCGGCATGAGTCATTTTGCGCCGCACGATGGCGAGCCCTGGGATTTCACCTTTCTGCTATTTCAGATGATGTTCGCGGCCACGGCTGCAACCATCGCCAGTGGCGCCATGGCCGAGCGCACGCGTTACTCGGCCTATTTGATCGGCGCGGTGGTGATCAGCGGGTTTATTTACCCGGTGTTCGGCAGCTGGGTGTGGAGCGGCATATACGGTGGCCAGGGGTGGTTGGCGGCCCTGGGCTTTATCGACTTTGCCGGCTCCACTGTGGTGCACAGCGTCGGCGCCTGGTGTGCGCTGGCCGGTATTCTGGTGCTGGGGCCGCGTCTGGGGCGTTTTGCTGCGGACGGTGCGCCGCGCAGCATTCCTGGGCACAACCTAAGCCTGGTCGCGCTGGGCGGTTTCATCCTTTGGTTTGGCTGGTTTGGCTTTAACGCCGGCAGCAGCCTGGGGATAAATGTCAGCCTCGGGCTGATTGCCCTGAATACCCACCTGGCGGCGTCGGCCGGAGCACTGGGTGCATTTCTGGCGCAGCGCAGCACCTCCAGCCCGGTGCTGTTGACTACCACGGTGAACGGTTCGCTCGGTGGTTTGGTCGGCATCACCGCCGGTTGCGCGACGATGTCGCCGCTGTTTGCCCTGCTGACCGGGCTGGTGGCCGGTGGTGTGGTGGTGTTCGGGATGCGCCTGCTGGAGCGCTGGCAACTGGATGACGTGGTCGGTGCGATACCGGTGCATGGTTTTGCCGGGGTCTGGGGCACGCTGGCGGCTGGGCTGTTCTTCAGTGGCGACCTGTTCAATTGGTCACGGGTTGGGGTGCAGTTGCTGGGTGCCGGGGTCGCGTTTGTCTGGGCGTTCCCGCTGGCGTTGATGCTTTACCTGTTATTGGCGAAAACCCTCGGCCTGCGCACCTCTTCGCAACATGAGCAGCGTGGCCTGGATTATGCCGAACATGCTGAGGTGGGCTATCCCGAGTTCAACCTGGCGGTGACCTTCGACAGTAACGACCTGCCGAGGAGGGTGTGA
- a CDS encoding superoxide dismutase — MAFELPPLPYAHDALQPHISKETLEFHHDKHHNTYVVNLNNLVPGTEFEGKTLEEIVKTSSGGIFNNAAQVWNHTFYWNCLAPNAGGQPTGALADAINAAFGSFDKFKEEFSKVSIGTFGSGWGWLVKKADGSLALASTIGAGCPLTSGDTPLLTCDVWEHAYYIDYRNLRPKYVEAFWNLVNWDFVAKNYAA, encoded by the coding sequence ATGGCTTTCGAATTGCCGCCGCTGCCTTACGCACATGACGCCCTGCAGCCGCATATTTCCAAGGAAACCTTGGAATTCCACCACGACAAGCACCACAACACCTATGTCGTGAACCTGAACAACCTGGTTCCAGGCACCGAGTTCGAAGGCAAAACCCTGGAAGAAATCGTCAAGACTTCGTCCGGCGGCATCTTCAACAACGCCGCTCAGGTCTGGAACCACACCTTCTACTGGAACTGCCTGGCGCCTAACGCCGGTGGCCAACCGACAGGTGCTCTGGCTGACGCCATCAACGCAGCCTTCGGTTCCTTCGACAAGTTCAAGGAAGAATTCAGCAAGGTTTCCATCGGCACCTTCGGTTCCGGCTGGGGCTGGCTGGTGAAGAAGGCTGACGGTTCTCTGGCCCTGGCCAGCACCATCGGCGCCGGCTGCCCGCTGACCAGCGGCGACACCCCGCTGCTGACCTGCGACGTCTGGGAGCACGCCTACTACATCGACTACCGCAACCTGCGTCCGAAGTATGTTGAGGCGTTCTGGAACCTGGTCAACTGGGACTTCGTAGCGAAAAACTACGCCGCCTAA
- a CDS encoding LysE/ArgO family amino acid transporter: MWQSYSNGLLIAAGLIIALGAQNAFVLAQSLRREHHLPVALLCVICDALLVAAGVFGLAAVLAQSPLLLGIARWGGAAFLLWYGTQALIRASRPQALNQASESGPRSRQAVLLAALAVTLLNPHVYLDTVLLIGSLGAQQPVPGAYALGAASASLIWFFCLALGAAWLAPWLARPSTWRVIDLGVALMMFSIAWQLLSGGQLG, translated from the coding sequence ATGTGGCAAAGCTATAGCAACGGATTACTGATCGCCGCCGGACTGATCATCGCCCTCGGCGCACAAAACGCCTTTGTCCTGGCGCAAAGCCTGCGCCGCGAGCATCACCTGCCCGTGGCGCTGCTCTGCGTAATCTGCGACGCCCTACTGGTGGCCGCCGGGGTGTTCGGCCTGGCCGCTGTGCTGGCGCAAAGCCCGCTGCTGCTGGGCATCGCCCGCTGGGGCGGCGCGGCTTTCCTGCTCTGGTATGGCACTCAGGCGCTGATCCGTGCCAGCCGCCCACAAGCACTGAATCAGGCCAGTGAAAGCGGCCCGCGCTCACGCCAGGCAGTGCTGCTGGCGGCTCTGGCGGTGACCTTGCTCAACCCGCATGTTTACCTCGACACGGTACTGCTGATCGGCTCACTGGGCGCACAGCAACCGGTACCGGGTGCCTATGCGCTGGGTGCGGCCAGCGCATCATTAATCTGGTTCTTCTGCCTGGCCCTGGGCGCCGCCTGGCTCGCACCCTGGCTGGCGCGCCCCAGCACCTGGCGGGTTATCGACCTGGGCGTAGCCCTGATGATGTTCAGCATTGCCTGGCAGTTACTCAGCGGCGGCCAACTGGGCTGA
- a CDS encoding ACT domain-containing protein translates to MAGETSLTTLLRSMSPQLNEGAYVFCSLSDATQLQGIQPLGSFQEAEGLSVILPRLQAEQLRLPYSYVAAWLTLHVHSALEAVGLTAAVASALAQAGISCNVIAGYYHDHLFVAHADGPRAQAVLQQLSAQAE, encoded by the coding sequence ATGGCCGGCGAAACCTCACTGACAACCTTGCTGCGCAGCATGAGTCCACAGCTGAACGAAGGTGCTTACGTGTTCTGTAGCCTGAGCGATGCCACGCAGCTGCAAGGCATACAACCACTGGGCAGTTTTCAGGAAGCCGAGGGCCTCAGCGTGATTCTGCCGCGCCTGCAGGCAGAGCAACTGCGCCTGCCATACAGCTATGTGGCCGCCTGGCTGACACTGCATGTGCATTCGGCTCTCGAAGCCGTGGGTTTGACGGCGGCTGTCGCCAGCGCTCTGGCGCAAGCCGGGATCAGCTGCAACGTGATCGCCGGCTACTACCACGATCACCTGTTCGTCGCCCATGCCGACGGGCCGCGCGCGCAGGCTGTTCTGCAACAACTCAGTGCACAGGCGGAGTAA
- a CDS encoding LysR family transcriptional regulator ArgP: MLDYKLLAALAAVVEQAGFERAAQVLGLSQSAVSQRIKLLEARVGQPVLVRAVPPAPTEIGRRLLNHVQQVRLLERDIQAQVPALDEGGMPERLRIALNADSLATWWAAAVGVFCSEQRLLLDLVVEDQEVGLKRMRAGEVAACVCASERPVAGARAMLLGAMRYRALASPAFIARHFPDGVNAQTLAHAPAIVFGPDDLLQHRYLSGLGVEGGFAHHLCPSSEGFIRLALAGFGWGLIPELQVQGELARGELVELLAEQPIDVPLYWHHWRNGGELLNQLTQHLAQAAGKSLVALL, from the coding sequence TTGCTCGATTACAAGTTACTCGCCGCCCTGGCTGCGGTTGTGGAGCAGGCTGGTTTCGAACGAGCGGCGCAGGTACTGGGGCTGTCGCAGTCGGCTGTGTCGCAGCGGATCAAGCTGCTGGAGGCGCGTGTCGGTCAGCCGGTGCTGGTGCGTGCGGTGCCGCCAGCGCCCACGGAAATCGGCCGGCGTCTACTTAACCATGTGCAGCAGGTGCGTCTGTTGGAACGTGATATTCAGGCGCAGGTGCCGGCACTGGATGAAGGCGGCATGCCGGAGCGCCTGCGCATTGCCCTGAATGCGGACAGCCTGGCCACCTGGTGGGCGGCTGCGGTTGGGGTGTTCTGTAGCGAACAGCGCCTGTTGCTGGACTTGGTAGTGGAGGATCAGGAGGTCGGTCTCAAGCGCATGCGCGCTGGCGAGGTGGCGGCCTGTGTGTGTGCCAGCGAGCGTCCGGTGGCCGGAGCGCGGGCCATGCTGCTGGGAGCGATGCGTTACCGGGCGTTGGCCAGCCCGGCCTTTATCGCCCGGCACTTCCCTGATGGGGTAAATGCACAGACGTTGGCCCATGCGCCGGCCATTGTCTTTGGGCCGGATGATTTGCTGCAGCATCGCTATTTGTCCGGGCTGGGTGTGGAGGGCGGTTTTGCCCACCACTTGTGCCCTTCGTCCGAGGGCTTTATCCGCCTGGCGTTGGCCGGTTTTGGTTGGGGCCTGATTCCCGAGTTGCAGGTGCAGGGCGAACTGGCGCGCGGAGAACTGGTTGAGCTGCTCGCCGAGCAGCCGATTGATGTGCCGCTCTACTGGCATCATTGGCGCAATGGTGGCGAGTTGCTTAACCAGTTGACGCAGCACCTGGCGCAGGCTGCAGGCAAGAGTCTGGTGGCGTTACTGTGA
- a CDS encoding saccharopine dehydrogenase family protein — protein MATHWMIYGANGYTGHLLAAEAKRQGLTPILAGRNPAAVHALGSLLGLECRIFDIHQLDRAKEALADVAVVAHCAGPFSATSAPMLDACLASATHYVDITGEISVFEAAHQRDQQARERGVVVCPGVGFDVIPSDCLAACLHQALPDATHLALGFDSGSGLSPGTAKTSVEGLKFGGKVRRAGVITDVPLGYKRRTINFGRGEKPAVTIPWGDVSTAYHSTGIDNIEVYLPTPTMAAIVMRLIDPLRGLLGLDAVQNWLKRLIEKRVSGPDEASRARQRTWLWGEVRNAAGEVKTARLETANGYDVTVHGTLLAVRHLLSYSGTGGYFTPSRLLGARCVEQLPGSGKVQRS, from the coding sequence ATGGCCACGCACTGGATGATTTATGGCGCCAACGGTTACACCGGCCACCTGCTGGCCGCCGAAGCCAAGCGCCAGGGCCTCACGCCCATTCTGGCAGGGCGTAACCCGGCCGCTGTACACGCTCTGGGCAGCCTGCTGGGCCTGGAATGCCGGATATTCGATATCCACCAACTGGACCGAGCCAAGGAAGCCCTGGCGGATGTTGCCGTGGTCGCTCACTGCGCGGGGCCATTCTCCGCCACCAGCGCGCCGATGCTCGACGCCTGCCTGGCCAGCGCCACCCACTATGTCGATATTACTGGCGAGATCAGCGTGTTCGAAGCCGCTCACCAGCGGGATCAGCAGGCCCGCGAGCGGGGCGTAGTGGTCTGCCCCGGCGTGGGCTTTGATGTCATCCCCAGCGATTGCCTGGCCGCCTGTCTGCACCAGGCCCTGCCCGATGCCACGCACCTGGCGCTGGGCTTCGATTCTGGCAGCGGGCTGTCGCCCGGTACGGCAAAAACCTCGGTGGAAGGCCTGAAGTTTGGCGGTAAGGTGCGCCGCGCAGGCGTGATCACCGATGTACCGCTGGGCTATAAGCGCCGCACCATCAACTTTGGTCGCGGTGAAAAACCGGCGGTAACGATCCCCTGGGGCGATGTGTCCACCGCCTACCACTCCACCGGCATCGACAATATCGAGGTGTACCTGCCGACGCCAACAATGGCCGCCATCGTGATGCGACTGATCGACCCGCTGCGCGGCCTGCTCGGCCTGGATGCGGTGCAGAACTGGCTCAAGCGACTGATCGAAAAACGCGTCAGCGGCCCCGATGAAGCCAGCCGCGCCCGTCAACGCACCTGGCTGTGGGGCGAGGTGCGTAATGCCGCCGGTGAGGTAAAAACCGCGCGCCTGGAAACCGCCAATGGCTATGACGTCACCGTGCACGGTACCTTGTTGGCCGTGCGGCATTTGCTGAGTTACAGCGGCACTGGCGGCTACTTCACCCCGTCAAGACTGCTCGGCGCCCGTTGCGTGGAACAACTGCCAGGCTCGGGCAAGGTGCAGCGCTCCTGA
- a CDS encoding NAD-dependent epimerase/dehydratase family protein, which produces MKILVTGASGFIGGRFARFALEQGLRVRVNGRRAEGVEHLCSRGAEFVQGDLSDPELVQQLCRDVEAVVHCAGAVGVWGRYEHFYQANVTVTENVVDACIKQKVRRLVHLSSPSVYFDGQAHVGLREEQLPKRFSDHYGKTKFLAEQQVFAAQEFGLEVLALRPRFVTGAGDTSIFPRLINMQRKGRLSIIGNGLNKVDFTSVHNLNEALMSCLLAAGPALGQVYNISNGAPVPLWDVVNYVLRKLDLPPVTRHLPYSLAYGAAALNEGVCKLLPGRPEPTLFRLGVAVMAKDFSLDISRARQHLEFEPRVSLWTALDEFCTWWQAHHPI; this is translated from the coding sequence ATGAAGATTCTGGTAACCGGAGCCAGCGGTTTTATCGGCGGGCGGTTTGCCCGCTTTGCCCTGGAACAGGGCTTGCGTGTGCGGGTTAACGGCCGCCGTGCCGAGGGTGTCGAGCACCTCTGCTCGCGTGGTGCGGAGTTTGTTCAGGGCGATCTATCTGACCCCGAGCTGGTGCAGCAGCTGTGTCGGGACGTTGAAGCGGTGGTGCACTGCGCCGGCGCGGTCGGCGTCTGGGGGCGTTACGAGCACTTCTATCAGGCCAATGTCACGGTCACCGAAAACGTGGTCGACGCCTGTATTAAACAGAAGGTGCGGCGCCTGGTGCACCTGTCGTCGCCGTCGGTGTATTTCGACGGTCAGGCGCATGTCGGCTTGCGTGAAGAGCAGCTGCCCAAGCGGTTTTCCGATCACTACGGCAAAACTAAGTTTCTTGCCGAGCAGCAGGTGTTTGCCGCCCAGGAGTTCGGCCTGGAGGTGCTGGCGCTGCGTCCGCGCTTTGTCACTGGGGCGGGCGATACCAGTATCTTTCCTCGGCTGATCAATATGCAGCGCAAAGGTCGGTTGTCGATCATCGGTAACGGCTTGAACAAGGTCGATTTCACCAGCGTGCACAACCTCAACGAAGCGCTGATGAGCTGCCTACTGGCCGCCGGGCCTGCGCTGGGGCAGGTGTATAACATCAGCAATGGTGCGCCAGTGCCGCTGTGGGATGTGGTCAATTATGTGCTGCGCAAACTCGACCTGCCGCCGGTGACCCGCCATCTGCCTTATAGCCTGGCGTATGGCGCGGCGGCGTTGAATGAAGGCGTGTGCAAGCTGCTACCCGGTCGCCCGGAGCCGACCCTGTTTCGCCTGGGGGTGGCGGTGATGGCCAAGGATTTCTCCCTGGACATCAGCCGCGCCCGACAGCATCTGGAATTCGAGCCCAGGGTTAGCCTGTGGACCGCGCTGGATGAATTCTGCACCTGGTGGCAGGCGCATCACCCGATTTGA
- a CDS encoding ATPase, giving the protein MRNDAHDELDHVPSLRADQRDHDDYAAEPPEPARSPAYGRVAAAAPVKSASTGPLWALVGALMIALGGLGWWSFQQISLMEQQLVATQESFARISEEAAGRIQDISGKVVATESSVTSGSEALKLQVKQLESKVAELSKQQQGMTGQSTEQNNRLEQLAAQLKGQEGGESKLEAVLSKLSAEQAALKDEQTSLKSALAGQSKLDEKMASLRSEIDALKKQGNSSQAIARVEQDLLILKSDLETRPATSNTVEFDAFRAQMSRNISTLQAQVLNLQQQIDAR; this is encoded by the coding sequence ATGCGTAACGATGCCCACGACGAACTCGATCACGTGCCCAGCCTGCGGGCTGATCAGCGCGATCATGACGACTATGCCGCAGAACCACCGGAGCCTGCGCGCAGTCCTGCCTATGGCCGCGTAGCGGCCGCAGCGCCGGTGAAATCTGCCAGCACTGGCCCGCTCTGGGCCCTGGTTGGCGCCTTGATGATTGCCTTGGGCGGGCTTGGCTGGTGGAGCTTCCAGCAGATCAGTCTGATGGAGCAGCAACTGGTGGCGACCCAGGAAAGCTTTGCGCGCATCAGCGAGGAAGCGGCCGGGCGAATTCAGGATATTTCCGGCAAGGTGGTGGCCACTGAATCCTCGGTCACCAGCGGCAGTGAGGCGCTGAAGCTGCAGGTCAAACAGCTGGAAAGCAAAGTGGCCGAGCTGAGCAAACAGCAACAGGGTATGACGGGCCAGAGCACCGAGCAGAATAATCGGCTAGAACAGTTGGCCGCGCAATTGAAAGGTCAGGAAGGTGGTGAGTCGAAGCTGGAAGCGGTTCTCAGCAAGCTCAGCGCAGAACAGGCTGCGCTTAAAGATGAGCAGACCAGCCTGAAAAGTGCGCTGGCCGGGCAGAGCAAGCTCGACGAGAAAATGGCCAGCCTGCGCAGTGAGATCGACGCGCTGAAAAAACAGGGCAACTCCAGCCAGGCCATTGCCCGTGTCGAGCAGGACCTGCTGATACTCAAGAGCGATCTGGAAACCCGTCCTGCCACCAGCAATACCGTCGAGTTTGATGCTTTCCGCGCGCAGATGAGCCGCAACATCAGCACCCTGCAGGCGCAAGTGTTGAACCTGCAGCAGCAGATTGACGCCCGCTGA
- a CDS encoding alkene reductase has product MTTLFDPIQIGDLQLNNRIIMAPLTRCRADEGRVPNALMAEYYVQRASAGLIISEATAVTPMGVGYPDTPGIWSDDQVRGWSNVTKAVHAAGGKIVLQLWHVGRISDPIYLNGQLPVAPSAIQPTGHVSLVRPMKDFVTPRALETEEIADIVEAYRLGAENAKAAGFDGVEIHGANGYLLDQFLQSSTNQRTDRYGGSLENRARLLLEVTDAAIEVWGAGRVGVHLAPRADSHDMGDANRAETFTYVARELGKRGIAFICAREKEADDSLSPSLKQAFGGVFIANERFTKDQANAWLAEGKADAVAFGIPFIANPDLPARLAQDAELNTPHPETFYGKGPVGYLDYPTL; this is encoded by the coding sequence ATGACCACACTTTTCGACCCGATCCAGATTGGCGACCTACAACTCAACAACCGCATCATCATGGCCCCGCTGACCCGCTGCCGCGCCGATGAAGGCCGCGTACCCAACGCGCTGATGGCCGAGTACTACGTGCAGCGCGCCAGTGCTGGCCTGATCATCAGTGAAGCCACGGCCGTGACCCCGATGGGCGTCGGCTACCCGGACACCCCCGGCATCTGGTCGGATGATCAGGTACGCGGCTGGAGCAATGTGACCAAGGCCGTGCACGCTGCAGGCGGCAAGATCGTCCTGCAACTGTGGCACGTTGGGCGCATTTCCGACCCGATCTACCTGAACGGTCAACTGCCCGTCGCACCGAGCGCCATCCAGCCGACGGGTCACGTCAGCCTGGTGCGCCCGATGAAGGACTTCGTCACCCCGCGCGCCCTGGAAACCGAAGAAATCGCCGATATCGTCGAGGCCTATCGCCTGGGCGCGGAAAACGCCAAGGCCGCCGGTTTTGACGGTGTGGAAATCCACGGCGCGAACGGCTACCTGCTCGACCAGTTCCTGCAAAGCAGCACCAACCAGCGCACCGACCGCTACGGCGGCAGCCTGGAAAACCGCGCACGCCTGCTGCTGGAAGTCACTGATGCAGCGATTGAAGTCTGGGGCGCTGGCCGCGTAGGTGTCCATCTGGCACCGCGTGCGGACAGCCATGACATGGGCGACGCCAACCGCGCCGAGACCTTTACCTACGTCGCTCGTGAACTGGGCAAACGCGGCATCGCCTTTATCTGCGCCCGTGAGAAGGAAGCCGACGACAGCCTGTCGCCAAGCCTGAAACAAGCCTTCGGCGGCGTGTTTATCGCCAACGAGCGCTTCACCAAGGATCAAGCCAATGCCTGGCTGGCTGAAGGCAAAGCCGATGCAGTGGCCTTCGGCATTCCGTTTATCGCCAACCCGGACCTGCCGGCGCGCCTGGCGCAGGATGCCGAGCTGAATACCCCGCACCCGGAAACCTTCTATGGCAAAGGCCCGGTCGGCTACCTCGACTACCCAACGCTGTAG